The genomic stretch AGCTGAACACGAACGCCATCACCGGCAGCATCACCGGCCCCATGAACGAGCGCACGTTCAGGGCGCCGCGCTGGTTCGACATCAGGCTCATGCCCAGCACCACCGGCATCATCGGCTGCGTGACGCCGAGCGGATCGGCGAGGATCACGCAGATGGCGACACTGAGCGCGGTGCGGAGCGCCAGATAGGGATCCTCATTGGGATCGACGCGGGTCAGCTCTTCCATTTGCGCCTCCTCGGCTCGAACAGGTCCTAGTTGAGGCCCGACAGCAGCCCATTGATGCCCATCAGGCCGCGGGCGATGGTCGGCACGATGCCGTCTTCAGGCACGATCAGGACGCTCGCTTCCGAGCCGAGCCGCACGTTGGCGGGCAGCGCGCTCATGTCGTCGATGCTGACGCGCACCGGGATCTTCCGCGCCGGCGGGAACCAGCGGGTGTCGTTCGACGACTGCGCCAGGCCATTGGCCGTGGTGCGGCCGCTATTGATGCCCCAGGCGATGCTGTCGACCGTCGCTTCGAACTGCCGGCCGGGCGCCGCCTCGAACATCACCGTCGCCTTGTCGCCCGGCTGCACGTTGACCAGCTGGTTCTCCCGGAAATCGGCGATCACCATCTGCGTGGCGGGGTTGATGAAGGTCAGGGCCGGCGTGCCGGCGGCAACGAACTGCCCTTCGGCCAGCGACAGGTTCGACACATAGCCGTCGGCTGGCGCCGCTACGGTGGTGTTGCGGAGCGCGAACTCGGCCTTGTCGAGCGCCGCCTGTGCGGCCCGCACATTGGGATTGCGTGCGTCCGCCGTGCTGGCCGATGCCTTGATCCGCTCGAGATCGGCCTTCGCTGCTTCGACGTTCAACGCCGCGGTCCTCGCGTTGGCGTCCGCCGTGTTGAACTTTGCCAGTGGCAGCAGGCCCTTGTCGTGCAGCGTCGTGGCGCGCTCCAGCTCCTGCTGTGCGATGGTCAGCGCCACCTCCGTCTGGGCCAGCTTGGCCTCTGCCGCAGGGACGGCGGCGACGCCCGACGTCACGTTGTTCATCGCCTGGTCGAGCTGGCCCTGGGCCTGCGCCACGTCCATCCGGAACGTCGCGTCGTCGATCTCGAACAGCGGCTGGCCTGCCTGCACTTCGGCATTGTCGGCGATCAGCACCTGCTTGACCGGACCCGCCACCCGTGGCGCCACCTGCGTCACCTGGGCGGTGATCGAGGCGCCCGAGGCGAACGGCGCGTAGTGATCGGCGAGCGGGTACCAGGCGACCACCACCCCCAGCGTCAGCAGCAATCCGGCACCGAACAGTCTTGCCTTCTTGCGGCTCCGGTTGGGAGCTGCCGTCGGCTGGATGGCGATGGGAGTGTCGGCCGAGGCGGGGGCGGGCAGGGGAGCGGGCGCCGGTGCCACCAGGCGCTCCACTGGAATGCCCACCACCCTCGTTTCGTTCGCTGCGCGGCCGATGGCGGCAATCCCCGCCTTACCGGCGTCGACAGCGTCTTTGGGGTCCATCGTGGCCTGTGCCTGTGCCATAGTCCGCTCCATTGGCTGCGTTTGGTTGACCACCATCTAGAGCAGCTGATTTAACTTTGCAACAAAGATACTATGTTGCATAGCTATATTGCGCGTGAGGAATGTGCGGCCTGAGATGACGGAATCGGAACGAAAGCCTGAAATGGACGAGCTGCTGCGGGAGCTGACCGCCGAGGTGACGCATGTCTATCGCTGGCTCGCCGAGCGGGCGG from Devosia sp. A16 encodes the following:
- a CDS encoding HlyD family secretion protein gives rise to the protein MAQAQATMDPKDAVDAGKAGIAAIGRAANETRVVGIPVERLVAPAPAPLPAPASADTPIAIQPTAAPNRSRKKARLFGAGLLLTLGVVVAWYPLADHYAPFASGASITAQVTQVAPRVAGPVKQVLIADNAEVQAGQPLFEIDDATFRMDVAQAQGQLDQAMNNVTSGVAAVPAAEAKLAQTEVALTIAQQELERATTLHDKGLLPLAKFNTADANARTAALNVEAAKADLERIKASASTADARNPNVRAAQAALDKAEFALRNTTVAAPADGYVSNLSLAEGQFVAAGTPALTFINPATQMVIADFRENQLVNVQPGDKATVMFEAAPGRQFEATVDSIAWGINSGRTTANGLAQSSNDTRWFPPARKIPVRVSIDDMSALPANVRLGSEASVLIVPEDGIVPTIARGLMGINGLLSGLN